A stretch of the Tardiphaga sp. 709 genome encodes the following:
- a CDS encoding UDP-N-acetylmuramoyl-L-alanyl-D-glutamate--2,6-diaminopimelate ligase, with protein sequence MKLRDLFNPDAVMEPSARDVTVTGLAVDSRAVKPGDLFFALAGAKTDGSRFIAQALASGAVAVAGAHKPDSLSVPFVRTPNPRLALALAAAKFYPRQPAVIAAVTGTSGKTSVASFAREIWGRLGYASASIGTIGLVSPKRTVYGSLTTPDPISLHQQIDEITGEGVTHLALEASSHGLDQFRLDGVRVSAAGFTNLSRDHMDYHPDVAHYLSAKLRLFLNLVVDGGVAVIAADHEHSPQVIHAAQSRHLRLMKVGRKGDGAAEGIRLVDATVEGFAQKLTLEHRGKSHQIKLPLVGEFQIENALVAAGLVIGTGGDVDATFAALEHLQGAKGRLEQVGAHNGAPVFVDYAHKPDALAKALQALRPYAKRKLVVVFGAGGDRDAGKRPLMGEIASENADSVIVTDDNPRSENPASIRAAIMAAAKGATEIGDRAEAIRVAVEGLQPGDALLIAGKGHETGQIVGDRTLPFSDHEAAAAALAKRTA encoded by the coding sequence ATGAAACTACGCGATTTGTTCAACCCTGATGCCGTGATGGAGCCGTCCGCAAGGGATGTCACCGTCACCGGACTGGCTGTGGACAGCCGCGCAGTGAAACCGGGCGATCTGTTCTTCGCACTCGCCGGTGCGAAAACCGACGGTTCGCGTTTCATCGCGCAGGCACTGGCGTCGGGTGCCGTCGCCGTCGCCGGTGCCCACAAGCCCGACAGTTTGTCCGTGCCCTTCGTGCGCACGCCCAATCCGCGCCTTGCGCTGGCTCTGGCTGCCGCCAAATTCTATCCGCGCCAGCCCGCGGTCATCGCCGCCGTCACGGGTACGTCGGGCAAGACATCGGTTGCATCCTTTGCGCGCGAAATCTGGGGCCGTCTCGGATATGCCTCAGCAAGCATCGGCACCATCGGTCTCGTCTCGCCGAAGCGCACCGTCTATGGCTCGCTCACGACGCCGGATCCGATCTCGCTGCACCAGCAGATCGACGAGATCACCGGCGAGGGCGTGACGCATCTCGCGCTCGAAGCGTCGTCGCACGGCCTCGATCAATTCAGGCTCGACGGTGTGCGGGTCTCTGCCGCCGGCTTCACCAACCTGTCGCGCGATCACATGGACTACCATCCGGACGTCGCGCACTACCTCAGTGCCAAGCTGCGGCTGTTCCTCAATCTGGTTGTGGATGGTGGCGTCGCCGTGATCGCGGCCGATCATGAGCACTCGCCGCAGGTGATCCATGCTGCACAGTCGCGCCACCTGCGTCTGATGAAAGTCGGCCGCAAGGGCGACGGTGCAGCCGAGGGTATTCGCCTTGTCGATGCCACGGTCGAAGGCTTCGCGCAGAAACTCACACTTGAGCATCGCGGCAAGAGCCATCAGATCAAGCTGCCACTGGTCGGTGAATTCCAGATCGAGAACGCGCTCGTTGCGGCCGGCCTTGTCATCGGCACCGGTGGCGACGTCGATGCGACATTCGCCGCGCTCGAACATCTCCAGGGCGCCAAGGGGCGTCTCGAGCAGGTCGGTGCGCACAACGGCGCGCCGGTCTTCGTCGATTACGCCCACAAGCCCGACGCGCTCGCGAAGGCGCTGCAAGCACTGCGTCCCTATGCCAAGCGGAAACTCGTCGTGGTATTCGGCGCCGGCGGCGATCGCGACGCCGGCAAGCGGCCGCTGATGGGCGAGATCGCCAGCGAAAATGCTGACAGCGTGATTGTCACCGACGACAATCCGCGCAGCGAGAATCCCGCAAGCATCCGCGCGGCCATCATGGCGGCTGCGAAGGGCGCCACCGAAATCGGCGACCGCGCCGAAGCCATCCGCGTGGCCGTCGAAGGCCTGCAGCCCGGCGATGCCCTGCTGATTGCCGGCAAGGGCCATGAAACGGGACAGATCGTCGGTGATCGCACGCTGCCGTTCAGCGATCACGAGGCCGCCGCAGCGGCGCTTGCCAAGAGGACTGCATGA
- a CDS encoding UDP-N-acetylmuramoylalanyl-D-glutamyl-2,6-diaminopimelate--D-alanyl-D-alanine ligase produces MSEFLWTSAAMADAMRATKQGALPDGITGISIDTRTIKPGEAYFAIKGDVHDGHAFVEAALKAGAGLAVVEAAQRDKFPADARLLVVDDVLAALVELGIASRARLKAPIIAITGSVGKTSTKEALRRVLEAQGKTHASVASFNNHWGVPLTLARCPADVRFAIFEIGMNHAGEIETLVKMVRPHYAVITTVEPVHLEFFAGVEAIADAKAEIFSGLEPDGVAILNRDNSQFARLQKSAKKAGVSRIVSFGADKKAEARLLDVSLHPTCSAVHANILGHDVTYKLGMPGRHMAMNSLAVLAAAELMGADLVHAALTLSQVVPAAGRGVRHVLEVGGGEATLIDESYNANPASMAAAINVLGAAAIGPKGRRIAVLGDMLELGADGAKLHAGLLDAVQSNGIDLVFCCGPLMRNLWDALSTGKRGGYAGDAAALESQVLAAIRAGDAIMVKGSLGSKMKPIVSALEKRFPGNAALDDAAV; encoded by the coding sequence ATGAGCGAGTTTCTTTGGACATCGGCCGCGATGGCAGATGCGATGCGCGCCACAAAACAGGGCGCGTTGCCCGACGGCATCACCGGCATTTCGATCGATACGCGCACCATCAAGCCCGGCGAGGCTTACTTTGCGATCAAGGGCGACGTGCATGACGGCCACGCCTTCGTCGAGGCCGCGCTGAAGGCCGGTGCTGGTCTTGCTGTCGTCGAAGCCGCGCAGCGTGACAAGTTTCCCGCGGATGCGCGCCTGCTGGTGGTCGACGACGTGCTCGCAGCGCTCGTCGAACTCGGCATCGCCTCGCGTGCACGTCTGAAGGCGCCGATCATTGCGATCACCGGTTCGGTCGGCAAGACCTCGACCAAGGAAGCGCTGCGCCGCGTGCTGGAAGCGCAGGGCAAGACACATGCCTCGGTCGCGTCGTTCAACAATCACTGGGGCGTGCCGCTGACGCTGGCGCGCTGCCCGGCCGATGTGCGCTTCGCGATCTTCGAAATCGGCATGAATCATGCCGGCGAAATCGAGACCTTGGTGAAGATGGTGCGGCCGCATTATGCCGTCATCACCACCGTCGAGCCGGTGCATCTGGAATTCTTCGCCGGTGTCGAAGCCATTGCCGACGCGAAAGCCGAAATCTTCTCCGGGCTAGAGCCTGATGGCGTCGCGATCCTCAATCGCGATAATTCGCAGTTCGCGCGGCTACAGAAGAGTGCAAAGAAAGCCGGTGTCTCGCGCATCGTCTCGTTCGGGGCCGACAAGAAGGCTGAAGCACGGCTGCTCGACGTCTCATTGCATCCGACCTGTTCGGCGGTGCATGCGAACATTCTCGGCCATGACGTCACCTACAAGCTCGGCATGCCCGGTCGCCATATGGCGATGAATTCCCTCGCGGTGCTGGCCGCGGCCGAACTGATGGGCGCCGATCTCGTCCATGCCGCCTTGACGCTGTCGCAGGTCGTGCCTGCCGCGGGCCGCGGCGTCCGCCATGTCCTGGAAGTCGGGGGCGGCGAGGCGACGTTGATCGATGAGAGCTACAATGCCAACCCGGCCTCGATGGCGGCGGCGATCAATGTGCTCGGCGCAGCAGCCATCGGGCCAAAGGGCCGCCGCATTGCGGTGCTCGGCGACATGCTCGAACTCGGCGCCGATGGCGCGAAACTTCACGCCGGGCTGCTGGATGCGGTGCAGTCCAATGGCATCGATCTGGTATTTTGCTGTGGTCCCCTGATGCGCAATCTTTGGGATGCTCTTTCCACGGGCAAGCGGGGCGGCTATGCCGGGGATGCGGCGGCGCTCGAATCGCAGGTGCTGGCCGCGATCCGCGCCGGTGACGCCATCATGGTCAAGGGCTCGCTCGGCTCGAAGATGAAACCGATTGTCTCCGCGCTCGAAAAGCGCTTTCCCGGCAACGCCGCGCTCGACGACGCCGCGGTATAG
- the mraY gene encoding phospho-N-acetylmuramoyl-pentapeptide-transferase: protein MFYWLIDFAGTVPVFNVFRYITFRTGGAVVTGALFVFLFGPWIIDNLRLRQGKGQPIRTDGPQSHLVKVGTPTMGGLMILSGLVVSTLLWANPRNPYVWIVLAVTLGFGFVGFYDDYLKVTKQSHKGFAGRTRLLIEFIIAGAACFAFVKLGRDPLSSSLVIPFLKDVIVNFGWFFVLFGAFIVVGAGNAVNLTDGLDGLAIVPVMIASASFGMIAYLAGNAVFSDYLQINYVAGTGELAVLCGAVLGAGLGFLWFNAPPASIFMGDTGSLALGGMLGSIAVAVKHEIVLAVIGGLFVLEAVSVIVQVTSFKLTGKRVFRMAPIHHHFEQKGWTEPQIVIRFWIISVMLALVGLSTLKLR, encoded by the coding sequence ATGTTCTACTGGCTGATCGACTTCGCGGGCACCGTGCCGGTGTTCAACGTGTTCCGCTACATCACCTTCCGCACCGGCGGCGCGGTGGTCACCGGCGCACTGTTCGTATTCCTGTTCGGACCCTGGATCATCGACAATCTGCGTCTGCGCCAGGGCAAGGGCCAGCCGATCCGAACCGACGGGCCGCAGTCGCATCTGGTCAAGGTGGGCACGCCGACCATGGGCGGGCTGATGATCCTGTCCGGCCTCGTGGTCTCCACGCTGCTCTGGGCCAATCCGCGCAATCCCTATGTCTGGATCGTGCTGGCCGTGACGCTCGGCTTCGGCTTCGTCGGCTTCTATGACGACTATCTGAAAGTGACCAAGCAGAGCCATAAGGGCTTTGCCGGTCGCACGCGTCTGTTGATCGAATTTATCATTGCTGGCGCAGCCTGTTTCGCTTTCGTCAAGCTCGGCCGCGATCCGCTGTCCTCCTCGCTGGTGATCCCGTTCCTCAAGGACGTGATCGTGAATTTCGGCTGGTTCTTCGTGCTGTTCGGCGCCTTCATCGTGGTCGGCGCCGGCAATGCCGTGAACCTCACCGATGGTCTCGACGGCCTCGCCATCGTTCCGGTGATGATCGCGTCGGCCTCGTTCGGCATGATCGCCTATCTTGCCGGCAACGCGGTGTTCTCCGACTATCTGCAGATCAACTACGTCGCCGGCACCGGCGAACTCGCCGTGCTCTGCGGTGCGGTGCTGGGTGCTGGCCTCGGCTTCCTCTGGTTCAATGCGCCGCCGGCCTCGATCTTCATGGGCGATACCGGCTCGCTGGCGCTGGGCGGCATGCTCGGCTCCATCGCGGTTGCCGTGAAGCACGAGATCGTGCTCGCGGTGATTGGCGGTCTGTTCGTGCTCGAAGCCGTCTCGGTGATCGTGCAGGTCACGTCCTTCAAGCTCACCGGCAAGCGCGTGTTCCGGATGGCGCCGATCCATCACCACTTCGAGCAGAAGGGCTGGACCGAGCCGCAGATCGTCATTCGCTTCTGGATCATCTCGGTGATGCTGGCGCTGGTCGGCCTCTCCACGCTGAAGCTGCGGTGA